In one window of Helianthus annuus cultivar XRQ/B chromosome 17, HanXRQr2.0-SUNRISE, whole genome shotgun sequence DNA:
- the LOC110924115 gene encoding uncharacterized protein LOC110924115 codes for MWYLDNGASHHMSGKKEFFTNLDEKVSGQVTFGDGSEIEIKGKGNVTVVSKNGEKKTFCDVFYMPKLKTNLLSLGQLDEEGCKIEIANGMLRLHDQKGRLLMKVQRNLNRMYNIKLQVCCNSNKIEDEKKESPDVKPIKKVREIRFGTIPKDLFGVRESVGQERIEEKKQVKEESIEGMNAKFEEPVKQVCYRQLKRRNKGKKKNNSILRG; via the coding sequence ATGTGGTATTTAGACAATGGTGCAAGTCATCACATGTCAGGAAAGAAAGAGTTTTTCACTAACTTGGATGAAAAAGTTTCGGGTCAAGTAACGTTTGGTGATGGATCCGAGATTGAAATCAAAGGTAAAGGGAATGTAACCGTGGTAAGTAAGAATGGCGAAAAGAAAACGTTTTGTGATGTGTTCTACATGCCTAAGTTAAAAACCAATCTTCTTAGTTTGGGACAATTAGATGAAGAAGGTTGCAAGATTGAAATAGCTAATGGAATGTTAAGGCTACATGATCAGAAAGGAAGACTGTTGATGAAGGTTCAGAGAAATCTGAATAGAATGTACAACATCAAGCTTCAAGTATGTTGTAATTCTAACAAAATTGAAGATGAAAAAAAAGAAAGTCCAGATGTGAAACCGATTAAGAAAGTGAGGGAAATTCGGTTTGGAACGATCCCAAAGGATTTGTTCGGAGTTCGTGAAAGTGTTGGTCAAGAACGAATTGAAGAGAAGAAGCAAGTCAAGGAAGAAAGTATCGAAGGAATGAATGCAAAGTTTGAAGAACCAGTGAAGCAAGTTTGCTATAGACAATTGAAAAGGAGGAACAAAGGCAAGAAGAAAAACAATTCAATATTAAGGGGGTGA